The following DNA comes from Flexistipes sp..
TCCTGACCGTGTGAAGTAACAACCATCACAAGTGCCTTCGGGTTTTTATCCAAAATTTTCTTTGTGGCTTCAATACCGTCCATATCCGGCATTGTAATATCCATACTGACCAAATCAATTTTGTTCGAATCATATTTTTCGATTGACTCTTCACCTGTTTTTGCAGTGTCAACCACTTTATGCCCCAGTGATTCGTAAATTTGTATCAGCTTTTTATTAATAATCGAAGAATCATCAACGACCAGAATTTTTAATTTCTTCATAACTAACTCCTGTCATCGGTCTGATTAACAAATAAATGTGAAGTTTGCCTCGGGATGTTACGATTTTTGAGCTGTAAAATTCAGTATCCTCTTTATTTATTAAATTTCTGCTGCCTCTGTGGACAACAGGAGGTGAAAGTTTAATAGGAGATTTTACACTTTTAAAATCTCTCAGAGAATTACCTATAGTCATATTCATTATCTCCCCTGCACTTTCCTCTTTATACAATTCAAGCTCGGTGGCATCAACATCAATTCCGTTAACAAATTTTTTAAAGATAAACTCGATAAGTGTTTTTTCATAGCTGAACGCAAATACGGACGGAACATATCCCCTTAATACGATAAAGGAATTAAGGTAATCCGGATTTATTTTCACTACATCTTTCATATAAGTTGTGGTTTTGAAAACCTCCAAACCGAATTCCCCTTCCAGCAGCCTAACACAATTTTCTGTAACCAGATCAATAATTTTCATAAACCCCACATTAACCATGTTTACTCCTTCATGGGTACTTTTATAAAAACTTTTGTGCCCACATCCTTTTTACTGTCAATGGCAACAGAGCCTTTCAGTTTCACCACTTCCGTTTTCACCGCACCAAGTCCGGCTCCTCTTCCGGTATAGCTGTCAACCATTTCACTTGAGGTTATACCGTTCTCAAATAGTATATCATATTCATTGGCACGTAATCTTCTGCCGATTTTTCTGCCCAGATAATTCAAATCCACACCTTTACCATCGTCCGCCACTTCTATCACAAGAAAGCTTTCTATCTTTGCTGCCTTGCAGTGAATCTTACCAGTCTCACTTTTACCTTTCGAAACACGTATTTCTGGTTTTTCTATACCGTGGACTACTGCATTTACAATAATATGATAAAAAACATTAAAAAAATCCCTGAAATCTTCGGGATAAATTTTCAAATCAGGATCACAGGCAATATTATAGTCTACCATTTTTTCTTCCTTTTTAGCCACCATATCCACAACTTTTCTGAATCCTTCAAGATACCCGGATAAAGATACTTTTAAAAGCTCGGAAAGTTCTCTGTATAAATCAGTGTCCACCCGCTTTGCTTTCTGTTGAATTAATTTAAGTTTTTCCATATCAACTTTAATCATTGCATTATCAAGCACGTTTTCCCCGAGATTTTCCCTGAGAATATCCGTGTCTTTTTTCAGTGCGTTGCACAATCTCGAGGTGTTGATATTGAGTTTATTCTGCTGTTTGCGAAAGAAATTCTGTACATATGTTTCTTCATCATGAATAAAATCAGGAATGTTAATAAAACCTTTCTGCAAAAAATTTCCTTTAAACGTATGAAGCTTTCTGTAGACAACTTCAACACTGTATGAGTCAATATTTTTGCAAAAATTTAGGAAATCATGAATAAGCTCCCTGACTCCATACTCATCCTTTACATATTCAACAACGAGATTAAGTTTCCTTCTTTCATCTTCCACTTCACGGCTTAGATTTTTCTGCTCAGTAATATCTCTCATTATTAACACTATAGTATTGTTTTTACCCAATCTGAATCTCAATGCATAGTGTTTGCCGTTAATCTCAGTTTCTGCCGGAAGCAGATCTATCATAATCTCCTTCAAGAATTTCTTTTCCTGATTAAAAATACTATTGACAACCCTTTGGAAGAATTGTCTCTTTTCCCTGTCCTCAGGAAATAACAGCTTATGAATGTCTTTATCACTTATATCCTCACCAAATATATCAAAACATTCTTTAGAAAATTCACTGTCAATCCTCATGTCAGGGTTGAACCTGAGAAAACCTTCGCCGGCACTGTTTAATAAAAAGGAAATTTTCTCTTTACTTATTATAAGATCCCGGGATTTTTGCCGCATTCGGTCTTCCAAATCCTTGATATATGATTTTAACTTTATCTCCGTTGACATCCTGTTAAATATTCTCTTGAGAGTTCCTATTTCATCATTTTCATCAATCACAAATTTTGTATCGTAGTTTCCCTCTCCTATCCTGAGAGCTCCTTTCGTCAGATCCCTGACCGGTTTTATAATACTTCTGTCTATATACAGAGCAAAGAACGAAAAAATTAAAATTGTTCCTATGACAATAAAGCTAATGGGAATTATTAAATCATTTAAAGCAAATATTCCGTTTAAATCTATTATGGATAAGAGAAACCAGCCGGTATCAGGCATAAAAGACAGTGCAATGGTTTTGGATTCGGCACCGATTCTTACAGATTTGGTAAGACTACTATCCGGATTTGATGAAGTTTCGGCCATAATATTTTTTAATGCAAGCTGGGCATTTGAGGAAAGGGATGAAAAAATATTCTTATTCATCGGAATATTTGTTTTATTATCGACTGCTCCTGCAAAAATGCTCCCTTCTCTATTTAATATA
Coding sequences within:
- a CDS encoding response regulator — encoded protein: MKKLKILVVDDSSIINKKLIQIYESLGHKVVDTAKTGEESIEKYDSNKIDLVSMDITMPDMDGIEATKKILDKNPKALVMVVTSHGQEQMIVSAIEAGAVGYILKPFNKERINAMIEKILGNIGD
- a CDS encoding chemotaxis protein CheX; its protein translation is MKIIDLVTENCVRLLEGEFGLEVFKTTTYMKDVVKINPDYLNSFIVLRGYVPSVFAFSYEKTLIEFIFKKFVNGIDVDATELELYKEESAGEIMNMTIGNSLRDFKSVKSPIKLSPPVVHRGSRNLINKEDTEFYSSKIVTSRGKLHIYLLIRPMTGVSYEEIKNSGR
- a CDS encoding HAMP domain-containing protein, with the translated sequence MLKGIRKRFLIFFILAISLLCLLGYFLLKETRGTIANKFSSDYIKQHISLQKEKISKFIGSELILVKSLASSENIIDWLKYEYNASLKISAVKELKRYRGFFKSGSVYIISRDSGHYYLINKQTTGTSVGYTKSISPGSREYEKYFDLFKGNKSYDIRVNNESGDEKADLWISAAVLYNGKPEGVVGTKIQAADYLTEIIDTSKKGVSTFILNREGSIFAGAVDNKTNIPMNKNIFSSLSSNAQLALKNIMAETSSNPDSSLTKSVRIGAESKTIALSFMPDTGWFLLSIIDLNGIFALNDLIIPISFIVIGTILIFSFFALYIDRSIIKPVRDLTKGALRIGEGNYDTKFVIDENDEIGTLKRIFNRMSTEIKLKSYIKDLEDRMRQKSRDLIISKEKISFLLNSAGEGFLRFNPDMRIDSEFSKECFDIFGEDISDKDIHKLLFPEDREKRQFFQRVVNSIFNQEKKFLKEIMIDLLPAETEINGKHYALRFRLGKNNTIVLIMRDITEQKNLSREVEDERRKLNLVVEYVKDEYGVRELIHDFLNFCKNIDSYSVEVVYRKLHTFKGNFLQKGFINIPDFIHDEETYVQNFFRKQQNKLNINTSRLCNALKKDTDILRENLGENVLDNAMIKVDMEKLKLIQQKAKRVDTDLYRELSELLKVSLSGYLEGFRKVVDMVAKKEEKMVDYNIACDPDLKIYPEDFRDFFNVFYHIIVNAVVHGIEKPEIRVSKGKSETGKIHCKAAKIESFLVIEVADDGKGVDLNYLGRKIGRRLRANEYDILFENGITSSEMVDSYTGRGAGLGAVKTEVVKLKGSVAIDSKKDVGTKVFIKVPMKE